A single Desulfurobacterium sp. TC5-1 DNA region contains:
- the frr gene encoding ribosome recycling factor: MNDIIKDAERRMKKSVDVLKSEFAGLRTGRASTVLVEDIKVDYYGTMTPIKQLAQISVPEATQIAIQPWDISVVPNIEKAIRNSDLGVMPQTDGNVIRINLPPLTEERRRELVKKAGKMAEQARIAIRNIRHELMKELDKMKKEGGISEDEIKRLKDELQKVTDKYVKQVDELLKKKEEEILTV, encoded by the coding sequence ATGAATGACATTATAAAAGATGCCGAAAGAAGAATGAAAAAAAGCGTTGACGTGTTAAAGTCTGAATTTGCCGGACTCAGAACGGGTAGAGCATCAACCGTTCTTGTTGAGGATATAAAGGTTGATTACTACGGAACAATGACACCAATAAAGCAGCTCGCCCAGATTTCTGTTCCAGAAGCGACACAGATAGCCATCCAGCCATGGGACATCTCTGTTGTTCCAAACATTGAAAAGGCCATAAGGAACTCCGATCTTGGCGTAATGCCTCAAACAGACGGAAACGTGATAAGAATAAACCTTCCACCTCTAACTGAAGAGAGGAGAAGAGAGTTAGTTAAAAAGGCTGGAAAGATGGCTGAACAGGCAAGGATAGCCATCAGAAACATTCGCCACGAGCTTATGAAAGAACTCGATAAGATGAAGAAAGAGGGCGGCATATCCGAAGATGAGATTAAAAGGCTTAAAGACGAACTCCAGAAAGTTACTGATAAATACGTAAAACAGGTTGATGAACTCCTCAAGAAAAAAGAGGAGGAAATTCTCACAGTCTAA
- a CDS encoding 4Fe-4S binding protein gives MAHVIDQEGCIGCGACASVCPTNAIHPTDDGKYTIAAEECIDCGACVEVCPTDCISAE, from the coding sequence ATGGCTCACGTAATTGACCAAGAAGGATGCATCGGATGCGGCGCTTGCGCTTCTGTATGTCCTACAAACGCTATTCACCCAACAGATGATGGAAAGTACACCATTGCTGCAGAAGAATGTATCGACTGCGGCGCCTGCGTTGAAGTGTGCCCAACAGATTGCATCAGTGCTGAGTAA
- a CDS encoding HEAT repeat domain-containing protein gives MKRFIAVLSVLMMGMSAFAAPFNLNAKDPQDRVLAVFYLSRTKDPVYVKPFCQLLLKDKSEKVRKAAAEGLGYYGNSAEALNCLLDAFKKEKAEDVREAVLISLFSFSDGRAGKLFCQVLNGNYPSNLRVVAIKGLAKYDICSKELQKVIEIGNRDEVKAALFALYFRRDSVKGVSKYLGSKDSDLRFLAISYYLTHSPSEAVLKRIEENLGTETDPKVKAKALEVILTYDKNPDIDTFLSAISDEDIKRRLALRLPFVKNRKISSKLLKPFLNDNDTIILTSALTYIGNSGNRRYCSLVKDFLFSPDESVRSAAMWAEGRLSCPEGVKYLLGIVSDFNNDDSLRLQAAKMLLMFNKDILKKNLSVLQKVYNNEILDDVKDNLYKVIAKAKG, from the coding sequence ATGAAAAGGTTTATTGCGGTTTTGTCCGTTTTAATGATGGGAATGTCAGCTTTTGCAGCGCCTTTTAACTTGAATGCTAAAGATCCTCAGGATAGAGTACTGGCAGTTTTTTACCTTTCAAGGACAAAAGATCCTGTTTATGTTAAACCTTTCTGTCAGCTTCTTTTAAAGGATAAGAGTGAAAAGGTTAGAAAAGCAGCAGCAGAAGGTCTTGGGTATTACGGAAATAGTGCAGAAGCTCTTAACTGTCTGCTTGATGCTTTTAAAAAAGAAAAAGCAGAGGATGTGAGAGAAGCTGTCTTAATTTCCCTCTTTTCATTTTCTGACGGAAGGGCCGGTAAGCTCTTCTGTCAGGTTTTAAATGGTAACTATCCTTCGAATTTAAGGGTGGTGGCTATTAAAGGCCTTGCTAAATATGACATCTGTAGTAAAGAGTTACAGAAGGTTATTGAAATTGGGAATAGAGATGAGGTAAAGGCGGCTCTTTTTGCCCTTTATTTCAGAAGGGATAGTGTGAAGGGTGTATCTAAGTATCTTGGTTCGAAAGATTCTGACTTGAGATTTCTGGCCATTTCTTACTACTTGACGCACAGCCCTTCCGAAGCTGTTTTGAAAAGGATAGAGGAGAACCTTGGTACCGAAACAGATCCTAAAGTGAAGGCAAAGGCACTTGAAGTTATACTTACCTATGACAAAAATCCTGATATAGACACGTTTCTATCTGCTATATCTGATGAAGATATAAAGAGGCGTCTTGCTTTAAGGCTTCCTTTTGTTAAGAATAGAAAGATATCTTCGAAACTTTTAAAGCCTTTTTTGAATGATAATGATACGATTATTTTAACCTCCGCACTTACCTACATAGGAAATTCAGGAAACAGGAGATACTGCTCCCTTGTAAAGGATTTTCTCTTTTCGCCTGATGAGTCTGTTAGGAGTGCTGCTATGTGGGCGGAGGGGAGATTGAGCTGTCCCGAAGGTGTAAAGTATTTGCTGGGGATTGTTTCAGATTTTAATAACGACGATTCTTTAAGACTTCAAGCTGCAAAAATGCTTTTGATGTTTAATAAAGATATTTTGAAAAAGAACCTTTCAGTTCTACAAAAGGTTTACAACAATGAAATCCTTGACGATGTAAAAGATAATCTCTATAAAGTTATTGCTAAAGCTAAGGGTTAA
- a CDS encoding multiheme c-type cytochrome: protein MRSLMKAVTLLGIGFCLSSSVFAVPSHAATEKPGVDGMFYTSTKEAFSKESQACIECHIKKTQFVVNDWKRSAHYRFKVGCYECHKSDRSNPAAYEHHGFIISTLVTPKSCAKCHPKIVKEYTASIHAHSGLIAQKAEAKAGGNFAVIVLKALGWKATKRIPHQNTYGESTWKDIVNDPVWIYAGVPKELQSPAPEAGAVVKIFANWGCYSCHGTKISIVKKTKDRVVFDFRTWPMMGAGTINPDGSIGNCAACHPFHSFRLKIVRAGIGACGRCHESEDHPNYEMFGKSMHGAMFLSQFNEWNLDKPILKAGVDYFAPTCDSCHMGAVFKGDKMVYAPTHNPASICKWKLGMWKLVFVRKPGKPHPALPSVKYPTDGLENRKRAFAVCTQCHSKQWAANCFVGGDLSIGFLDNLRRIAFDVEKQLEKEGLATPIDRKIVRNIGAMAVRPTEIAMFHYAPGYIWWDGAFKASTELVEWLEDSVTPRLGADYVSKYVPWIKSYEEKLKAYKETHHIE from the coding sequence ATGAGAAGTCTTATGAAAGCGGTAACGCTTCTTGGAATAGGATTTTGTCTTTCATCATCCGTATTTGCTGTTCCGTCCCACGCAGCAACAGAAAAGCCCGGTGTTGATGGAATGTTCTATACATCAACGAAAGAAGCTTTTTCAAAGGAAAGTCAGGCCTGTATAGAGTGCCACATTAAAAAGACACAGTTTGTTGTAAACGACTGGAAAAGATCAGCTCACTACAGGTTTAAAGTTGGATGTTACGAGTGTCATAAGTCTGACAGGAGCAACCCGGCAGCTTATGAACATCACGGCTTTATAATTTCTACACTTGTTACACCTAAAAGTTGCGCCAAGTGTCATCCGAAAATTGTTAAAGAGTACACAGCTTCCATTCACGCTCACTCTGGGTTAATTGCTCAGAAGGCAGAGGCAAAAGCCGGCGGCAACTTTGCTGTTATTGTTCTTAAGGCTCTTGGATGGAAAGCCACAAAAAGAATTCCTCATCAGAACACTTACGGTGAGTCAACGTGGAAAGACATTGTTAATGACCCTGTCTGGATTTACGCCGGTGTACCAAAAGAGCTTCAGTCCCCGGCTCCAGAGGCAGGTGCTGTTGTTAAAATCTTTGCAAACTGGGGATGTTACTCATGTCACGGAACTAAAATCAGCATAGTGAAGAAGACAAAAGATAGGGTTGTCTTTGACTTTAGAACCTGGCCAATGATGGGTGCTGGAACGATTAACCCTGATGGAAGCATTGGAAACTGTGCGGCCTGCCATCCGTTCCACAGCTTCAGGTTGAAAATTGTAAGGGCAGGTATAGGTGCGTGCGGAAGATGTCACGAGTCTGAAGACCATCCAAACTATGAGATGTTTGGAAAATCCATGCACGGTGCAATGTTCCTTTCACAGTTTAATGAGTGGAATCTTGATAAACCTATCCTGAAGGCCGGTGTTGATTACTTCGCACCAACGTGTGATAGCTGTCACATGGGTGCTGTCTTTAAAGGTGATAAGATGGTTTATGCACCGACCCACAACCCGGCATCTATCTGTAAGTGGAAATTGGGAATGTGGAAGCTTGTATTTGTAAGGAAACCCGGTAAACCTCACCCGGCACTGCCGTCTGTTAAGTATCCTACCGATGGTCTTGAAAACAGGAAAAGGGCTTTCGCGGTATGTACCCAGTGCCATAGTAAACAGTGGGCGGCAAACTGCTTTGTCGGTGGTGACCTTTCCATCGGATTTCTTGATAACCTGAGGAGAATCGCCTTTGATGTTGAGAAACAACTTGAGAAAGAGGGACTTGCAACACCTATTGATAGAAAAATAGTCAGGAACATCGGTGCTATGGCAGTTAGACCTACAGAGATTGCCATGTTCCACTATGCACCGGGTTACATCTGGTGGGATGGTGCATTTAAAGCTTCAACTGAACTTGTTGAGTGGCTTGAGGACAGTGTAACGCCAAGACTTGGTGCAGACTATGTAAGCAAGTATGTGCCATGGATTAAGAGCTATGAAGAAAAGCTTAAAGCTTATAAAGAGACGCATCACATAGAGTAA
- a CDS encoding NapC/NirT family cytochrome c: MSAKKPFLICAGGLVLGLFISLLVAQGVKYSSTEQFCASCHEMKFAYDTWEENAHGPLSGSAGACKASCVDCHMPHNANVVVYLFVKTRAAVKDAVGHITGPEKFDWVKNLEERNRYTYESSCKGCHKVLSDNVMHEKYKEGKTDKTCIDCHHGVGHGDYFKEKIEAMLSKSAVAQK, from the coding sequence ATGTCTGCTAAAAAACCGTTTCTCATCTGTGCAGGGGGGCTTGTTTTGGGACTCTTTATCTCTCTGTTGGTGGCACAGGGAGTTAAGTATTCTTCTACCGAGCAGTTCTGTGCCTCCTGCCACGAAATGAAGTTTGCCTACGATACCTGGGAAGAGAATGCTCACGGACCACTTAGCGGGTCTGCCGGGGCGTGTAAGGCTTCATGTGTAGACTGTCATATGCCCCATAACGCTAATGTGGTTGTATATCTATTTGTTAAAACCAGAGCGGCAGTTAAAGATGCTGTCGGACATATAACGGGGCCCGAGAAATTTGATTGGGTTAAGAACCTTGAAGAGAGAAATCGTTATACATACGAGTCTTCATGTAAGGGATGTCACAAGGTTCTATCAGATAACGTTATGCATGAGAAGTATAAAGAGGGTAAAACTGACAAGACCTGTATCGACTGCCACCACGGTGTAGGGCACGGTGATTACTTCAAAGAGAAAATTGAAGCGATGCTTTCAAAGAGCGCGGTAGCTCAAAAGTAA
- the ileS gene encoding isoleucine--tRNA ligase: protein MSEEKRDYKETLNLPKTSFPMRGNLPKKEKEILKKWEEIDLYQKVLERKDKNKKYVLHDGPPYANGHIHIGHALNKVLKDIIVKSRAMAGYFTPYVPGWDCHGLPIERAVFQKLKKRKDEVDPVEVRKKCREYAENWIKIQKEEFIRLGVMGDWKNPYITMKPRYQADILRELAKFYGKGLVYRAKKPVYWCPNCTTALAEAEIEYKDETSKSIYVKFEIKDENFPEKSYFVIWTTTPWTLPANVAVILHPELEYQLLKDEKTGEYYIITTTLVKEFEEKTGKKLTPVKTFKGKELEKVKYQHPFVDREGFAILADFVSDETGTGVVHSAPGHGEEDYIAAKGYDLPVLAPVDDYGRFTEEAPEWLHGIKIWKANDIIIEKLKESGHLLLVEEIVHSYPHCWRCKKPVIFRATPQWFIALDKGEPTLRETALSEIKKVKWIPEWGEIRISNMVEQRPDWCISRQRIWGVPIVAFYCEKCGKLIATKEIADHVADIFERESADAWYEKEARELLPEGFTCPECGGTEFKKEMDILDVWFDSGSSHAAVLERREELSWPADMYLEGSDQHRGWFQASLLESCGTRGKAPYKSVLTHGFTLDQQGRKMSKSLGNVIPPQDVIKQFGADILRLWVSSENFTEDVRISNEILKQIADVYRKIRNTMRFILGNLNDFDPEKDTVPFNEMEEIDRWALTKFSDLKKEIIKHYEDFKFNRIYRLVYNYCATELSATYLDILKDTLYCELPDSKKRRSAQTAIYIIIRELTKLLAPILSFTMEEVYSHIPGKKEESVFIEEFKGEIPEERELLPVWEKLIKVKSLVNKATETARAEKLIGHSLEAAITVYADGDLYQLLKKYENELPYIFITSKATVKPIEEAPETAIEDAEIIKGAKVSLNKAPGKKCERCWMYSEDVGKDPEYPDVCPRCAAVLKKIDSRGE, encoded by the coding sequence ATGTCAGAGGAGAAGAGAGATTACAAAGAGACACTGAACCTTCCAAAAACATCGTTCCCTATGAGAGGTAACCTTCCAAAAAAAGAGAAAGAGATACTCAAGAAGTGGGAAGAGATAGACCTTTATCAAAAAGTACTGGAAAGGAAAGATAAAAACAAAAAGTACGTCCTCCACGACGGACCACCATACGCAAACGGACACATTCACATAGGTCATGCTCTAAATAAGGTTTTAAAAGACATCATCGTAAAGTCAAGAGCAATGGCAGGATACTTCACGCCTTATGTCCCCGGCTGGGACTGCCACGGTCTGCCTATCGAAAGAGCTGTATTTCAGAAGCTCAAAAAGAGAAAAGACGAAGTTGACCCAGTAGAGGTAAGAAAAAAGTGCCGGGAATACGCTGAAAACTGGATAAAAATTCAAAAAGAAGAATTTATAAGACTCGGTGTAATGGGTGATTGGAAAAACCCTTACATAACGATGAAGCCACGCTATCAGGCAGACATTTTAAGAGAACTTGCGAAATTCTACGGCAAAGGACTCGTCTATAGGGCCAAAAAACCCGTTTACTGGTGTCCTAACTGCACAACCGCCCTTGCAGAGGCAGAAATTGAATACAAAGACGAAACTTCAAAGTCCATATATGTAAAGTTTGAAATAAAAGATGAAAACTTTCCGGAAAAGAGCTATTTCGTAATATGGACAACAACACCGTGGACTCTTCCTGCAAACGTCGCCGTTATCCTCCATCCAGAACTTGAATATCAACTGCTCAAAGATGAAAAAACGGGCGAGTATTACATAATAACAACCACTCTGGTAAAAGAGTTTGAAGAAAAAACAGGGAAAAAGCTAACACCTGTTAAAACCTTTAAAGGCAAAGAGCTTGAGAAAGTAAAATACCAGCATCCATTCGTAGATAGAGAAGGCTTCGCCATACTGGCAGACTTCGTCTCCGACGAAACGGGAACCGGTGTGGTTCATAGTGCACCCGGTCATGGTGAAGAGGACTACATAGCGGCAAAAGGTTATGACCTTCCAGTACTTGCACCTGTTGACGATTATGGAAGATTTACAGAAGAGGCACCGGAGTGGCTCCACGGCATCAAGATATGGAAGGCAAACGATATTATCATAGAAAAGTTAAAGGAAAGTGGTCACCTCCTGCTTGTCGAAGAGATAGTCCATTCCTATCCTCACTGCTGGCGGTGTAAAAAACCTGTAATCTTCAGGGCAACACCTCAGTGGTTTATCGCCCTCGATAAAGGTGAACCCACACTTAGAGAAACAGCCCTTTCAGAGATTAAAAAGGTTAAGTGGATTCCTGAATGGGGAGAGATAAGAATCAGCAACATGGTTGAGCAGAGACCCGACTGGTGCATTTCAAGACAGAGAATATGGGGTGTTCCAATTGTTGCATTCTACTGCGAAAAGTGTGGCAAGCTTATCGCAACAAAAGAAATAGCCGATCACGTTGCAGATATTTTTGAGAGAGAAAGCGCCGATGCCTGGTACGAAAAAGAGGCAAGAGAACTTCTGCCCGAGGGATTTACATGTCCAGAGTGTGGCGGTACAGAGTTTAAGAAAGAAATGGATATCCTGGATGTATGGTTTGACTCCGGAAGTTCTCATGCCGCTGTCCTTGAGAGGAGAGAAGAACTTTCATGGCCTGCAGATATGTATCTTGAAGGCTCAGACCAGCACAGAGGCTGGTTCCAGGCAAGCCTCCTTGAATCCTGCGGAACAAGGGGAAAAGCTCCGTATAAATCAGTTCTAACACACGGCTTCACCCTTGACCAACAGGGAAGGAAAATGAGCAAATCCCTCGGAAACGTTATTCCACCTCAGGATGTCATAAAACAGTTTGGCGCTGACATCCTCAGACTCTGGGTATCAAGTGAAAACTTTACAGAAGACGTAAGAATTTCAAACGAAATCCTTAAACAAATAGCTGATGTTTACAGAAAGATAAGGAACACAATGAGATTTATACTTGGGAACCTGAACGACTTTGATCCTGAAAAGGACACTGTCCCATTCAACGAAATGGAAGAGATAGACAGGTGGGCACTTACAAAGTTTTCCGACCTTAAAAAAGAGATTATTAAACATTACGAGGACTTTAAATTTAACAGAATATATCGCTTGGTATATAACTACTGTGCAACAGAACTCAGCGCAACATATCTTGACATTCTTAAAGACACACTTTACTGCGAACTTCCCGACTCTAAAAAGAGGAGAAGCGCGCAAACCGCAATTTACATAATCATAAGAGAACTCACAAAACTTCTCGCACCCATACTATCCTTTACGATGGAAGAAGTCTATTCTCATATCCCGGGAAAGAAAGAGGAATCGGTATTTATCGAAGAGTTCAAAGGCGAAATCCCAGAAGAGAGAGAACTCCTTCCCGTTTGGGAAAAACTTATAAAGGTGAAAAGTCTCGTAAACAAAGCTACGGAAACGGCAAGAGCTGAAAAATTAATTGGCCACTCCCTTGAAGCTGCAATAACGGTCTATGCAGACGGTGACCTTTACCAGCTCCTTAAAAAATACGAAAATGAGCTTCCGTACATTTTCATAACATCAAAGGCAACCGTTAAACCGATCGAAGAAGCACCAGAAACAGCCATAGAAGATGCTGAAATAATAAAAGGAGCAAAGGTCAGCTTAAATAAAGCACCCGGTAAAAAGTGTGAAAGGTGCTGGATGTACTCAGAAGATGTTGGAAAAGATCCAGAATATCCGGACGTATGCCCGAGGTGTGCCGCAGTCTTAAAGAAGATAGATAGCAGGGGGGAATAA
- the radC gene encoding DNA repair protein RadC: MSFYRVKDLPESDRPREKLLKLGAENLTDAEIIAILLRTGIKGKNVIDLAREILIRFGGIEGISEASVRELSTFKGLGKAKAITLKAAIEAGRRAGKLKKKRKINSPEAVVNLLEHLRYEKVETFGILTLNTKGELINIHTVSKGGVNFAHIEPKEVFHPAVKDLAVAVILFHNHPSGNPEPSTDDIKVTRKIVQGSEILGIEIIDHIIIGRDRFFSFKENHLI, translated from the coding sequence TTGAGTTTTTACAGAGTTAAAGATCTTCCTGAATCCGATCGTCCAAGAGAAAAGCTCCTTAAATTGGGTGCCGAAAACCTGACAGACGCTGAAATAATTGCCATACTTCTTAGAACAGGTATTAAAGGGAAAAATGTAATAGATCTTGCAAGGGAAATCCTCATTCGGTTCGGCGGAATAGAAGGTATATCTGAAGCCTCAGTAAGAGAACTTTCCACCTTTAAAGGATTGGGAAAGGCAAAAGCAATAACATTGAAAGCAGCCATCGAAGCAGGAAGAAGAGCAGGCAAACTGAAAAAAAAGAGAAAGATAAACTCACCTGAAGCTGTCGTTAATCTTCTTGAACATCTCAGATATGAAAAGGTAGAAACGTTCGGTATATTAACACTAAACACAAAAGGAGAGCTTATAAACATCCATACAGTTTCAAAAGGTGGGGTAAACTTTGCACACATCGAACCTAAAGAGGTCTTCCATCCGGCAGTAAAGGATTTAGCCGTTGCTGTTATCCTGTTTCACAACCATCCATCAGGAAATCCTGAACCTTCAACAGACGACATAAAAGTAACCAGAAAAATCGTTCAGGGAAGCGAAATTTTAGGTATAGAAATCATTGATCACATCATAATAGGAAGAGACAGATTTTTCAGCTTTAAAGAAAATCACCTGATTTAA
- a CDS encoding NAD-dependent deacylase produces MKMELSRLIRNAKRIVFFTGAGISAESGIPTFRGKDGLWNRYSPAELATFEAFLNDSLKIWKWYLYRMWLIAKAQPNPGHTAIAEFEKLFSGKVIVVTQNVDGLHEEAGSVKVLELHGNIFEGKCRFCGAFYSKERFSEIFPIASKCFLKNLSESDFKEKILKGLSEDSLPVCPVCGELVGPGVVWFGEALPEDVLSQAFSVSKGSDLFFSVGTSALVQPAASLPIVAKESGAVLVEVNPEETFLSKQCDFVFRGSAAKVLPSILKEVKNI; encoded by the coding sequence ATAAAGATGGAATTAAGCCGTCTGATAAGAAACGCTAAGAGAATTGTTTTCTTTACAGGTGCTGGAATAAGCGCGGAGAGTGGAATTCCTACGTTTAGGGGAAAGGATGGTCTCTGGAACAGGTATTCACCGGCTGAACTTGCTACGTTTGAGGCGTTTTTAAATGACTCTTTGAAGATCTGGAAGTGGTACCTTTACCGTATGTGGCTCATTGCTAAGGCTCAGCCAAACCCCGGACATACTGCGATTGCTGAGTTTGAAAAATTGTTTAGCGGAAAAGTTATAGTTGTTACTCAAAATGTTGACGGACTTCACGAAGAGGCAGGTTCTGTAAAAGTTTTGGAGCTTCACGGTAATATTTTTGAGGGAAAGTGCAGGTTCTGTGGTGCATTTTACAGTAAGGAGCGGTTTTCTGAGATTTTTCCAATTGCCAGTAAGTGCTTTTTAAAGAATCTTTCAGAAAGTGATTTTAAGGAGAAAATACTGAAAGGACTTTCTGAAGACTCTCTCCCTGTCTGTCCTGTGTGCGGTGAGCTTGTTGGTCCTGGTGTCGTATGGTTTGGGGAAGCTCTTCCTGAAGATGTTTTGTCTCAAGCCTTTTCTGTGTCTAAAGGTTCGGACCTCTTTTTCTCTGTCGGGACTTCTGCTCTTGTTCAGCCTGCAGCTTCACTTCCAATAGTTGCGAAGGAATCCGGTGCTGTTTTGGTTGAAGTTAATCCTGAGGAAACCTTTCTTTCAAAACAGTGTGATTTTGTTTTTAGAGGTTCTGCTGCTAAAGTTTTACCTTCTATTCTTAAAGAGGTGAAAAATATATGA
- a CDS encoding MBL fold metallo-hydrolase, translating to MTEKIVILYDNRAAEGLIPDWGFSTFIEGETNILFDTGAKAEILEKNAATLSINLSDIDGIFISHNHWDHTGGLKTVTEKAPHADIFVPESDAEFFEEEVGEKGIVIPVEDPTVIAPEIFSTGMMPTGMRDPAFEHALVAKTEKGSILVTGCSHPGIERIAEEAVRLSEEKLYMIIGGFHLYKKDETSIKKIAEKLMDFTEFVAPCHCTGNSGIEVFKETFKDRFIDCRAGTEIAF from the coding sequence ATGACAGAGAAAATCGTAATCCTGTACGACAATAGAGCCGCCGAAGGATTAATTCCGGACTGGGGATTTTCAACCTTTATAGAAGGGGAAACAAACATACTGTTTGACACAGGTGCAAAAGCTGAAATACTCGAAAAAAACGCCGCCACACTCTCCATAAATCTATCAGATATAGACGGTATATTCATCTCTCATAACCACTGGGATCATACCGGCGGACTTAAAACCGTCACAGAAAAAGCTCCCCATGCGGACATATTCGTCCCCGAAAGCGATGCAGAATTTTTTGAGGAAGAAGTTGGTGAAAAAGGCATCGTCATACCTGTCGAAGATCCAACAGTCATAGCACCTGAAATCTTCTCAACCGGCATGATGCCTACAGGAATGAGAGATCCTGCCTTTGAACACGCTTTAGTAGCAAAGACAGAGAAAGGAAGTATTTTGGTAACGGGATGCTCTCATCCAGGAATAGAGAGAATAGCAGAAGAAGCTGTACGACTCTCTGAAGAAAAACTCTACATGATAATTGGCGGCTTTCACCTTTACAAAAAAGATGAAACAAGCATAAAGAAAATCGCTGAAAAACTGATGGATTTTACAGAATTTGTTGCCCCCTGCCACTGTACGGGAAACAGCGGGATAGAGGTTTTCAAAGAAACATTTAAGGATAGATTTATTGACTGCAGGGCGGGAACCGAAATCGCTTTTTAA
- the ffh gene encoding signal recognition particle protein, whose protein sequence is MFDALAEKIQSAIGKIAKKGRIDEETLNKGLREIKLALLEADVNYKVVSNFIKEIKEKALGAKVTKGVTAVQQLVKIVHDELVKALGEKAEPLNLKSKPSVILLIGLQGSGKTTTSAKLAKLLKKQGKKVLLTSVDIYRPAAMLQLKKLGQQIGVPVFLEENEKDAAKIAEDALKKAKEENYDVLIVDTAGRLHIDEEMLKEAKEIKERIKPDEVLFVSDAMTGQEAVNIAKAFDENVGMTGIILTKLDSDARGGVALSVKGVTGKPIKFAGVGEKIDDFEPFYPDRVASRILGMGDVVSLVEKAQEVIDEEEAISMQEKLLSGEFTLEDFKKQLEMIQRMGPIKQLIKMIPGLSSQKMLKQLDKAIDDKKLKRIEAIINSMTPEERRNHAIINASRKRRIARGSGTSVKDVDALLKQFAQAKMMMKQMKKMQKKMAKKGGKFPFPFM, encoded by the coding sequence ATGTTTGACGCACTTGCGGAAAAGATACAATCTGCAATAGGCAAAATAGCAAAAAAGGGAAGAATAGATGAAGAGACTCTTAACAAAGGGTTGAGAGAGATAAAGCTTGCACTACTTGAAGCAGATGTAAACTACAAAGTTGTTTCAAACTTTATAAAAGAGATTAAAGAGAAAGCTTTAGGAGCCAAAGTAACAAAAGGGGTTACAGCCGTTCAGCAACTTGTAAAGATAGTTCACGACGAACTTGTAAAAGCCTTAGGTGAAAAAGCTGAACCGTTGAACCTTAAAAGCAAGCCTTCAGTGATCCTACTTATAGGTCTTCAGGGTTCAGGTAAAACCACAACATCTGCAAAACTTGCAAAACTACTCAAAAAGCAGGGCAAAAAGGTTCTACTTACCTCCGTTGACATATACAGACCTGCTGCCATGCTTCAGCTTAAAAAACTTGGCCAGCAGATAGGTGTTCCGGTATTTCTTGAAGAGAACGAAAAAGACGCAGCAAAGATTGCAGAAGATGCACTTAAAAAGGCAAAGGAAGAGAACTACGACGTTCTCATAGTTGATACAGCAGGAAGACTTCACATAGACGAAGAGATGCTTAAGGAGGCAAAAGAGATAAAAGAAAGAATCAAACCTGATGAGGTGCTCTTTGTCTCCGACGCCATGACAGGACAGGAAGCCGTAAACATAGCAAAAGCTTTTGATGAAAACGTCGGTATGACAGGTATCATCCTCACAAAGCTTGATTCTGATGCAAGGGGTGGTGTTGCACTCTCCGTAAAAGGCGTAACAGGCAAACCGATAAAATTTGCCGGCGTCGGTGAAAAGATAGACGACTTTGAACCGTTCTATCCTGACAGGGTGGCATCAAGAATTTTAGGAATGGGTGACGTTGTAAGTCTTGTAGAAAAGGCACAGGAAGTGATAGATGAAGAAGAAGCCATCTCCATGCAGGAAAAACTTTTATCCGGCGAGTTCACACTTGAAGACTTTAAGAAACAGCTTGAAATGATACAGAGAATGGGACCTATAAAACAGCTTATAAAGATGATTCCGGGACTTTCCAGCCAGAAGATGCTCAAGCAACTTGACAAAGCAATAGACGACAAAAAACTTAAAAGGATTGAAGCTATCATAAATTCCATGACACCGGAAGAGAGGAGAAACCACGCAATTATAAACGCCAGCAGAAAACGAAGAATAGCGAGAGGAAGTGGCACAAGTGTCAAAGATGTCGATGCCCTTTTGAAGCAGTTTGCACAGGCAAAAATGATGATGAAACAGATGAAAAAGATGCAGAAAAAGATGGCCAAAAAAGGCGGGAAATTCCCCTTCCCATTCATGTAA
- the rpsP gene encoding 30S ribosomal protein S16 has protein sequence MVKIRLKKVGRKKLPVYKIVVAEGMSKRDGKAVDILGTYNPKSKELQIDVEKVKEWIAKGAQPTERVAALLKQAIQ, from the coding sequence TTGGTAAAGATAAGACTCAAGAAAGTAGGAAGAAAGAAGCTTCCAGTCTATAAAATTGTTGTTGCCGAAGGTATGTCAAAGAGAGACGGAAAAGCGGTAGATATCCTTGGAACTTACAACCCTAAATCAAAAGAACTTCAAATTGACGTTGAAAAAGTAAAAGAATGGATTGCTAAAGGAGCTCAGCCAACTGAGAGGGTTGCTGCACTTCTAAAGCAAGCTATCCAGTAA